Part of the Antechinus flavipes isolate AdamAnt ecotype Samford, QLD, Australia chromosome 2, AdamAnt_v2, whole genome shotgun sequence genome is shown below.
CTTTGgacttaaagtcaagaagacctgaattcaaatcgagtctcagacacttaccagctgtgtgacccctggacAAGTTCCTTTACCCtgttaccttagtttcctcatctgtaaaatgagctgaagaaaatgatgaaccactccaatgtctttgccaagaaaactccaactggagtcaggaagaactggacatgactaaaacaaatgaataagtccaggagttcttaatctaaggtttgtgaacttttaaaatatattttgactattttaatatagctggtttcctttgtaacaaacattattttgaaaagaaatccaCAAACTTTGCCAGTATGGCCAAGGGACCCGATGAACTTGGATTAAGAACCCCTGACTTGGccaaatcctctcattttacaaatgaggaaacccaGGTCAACAGAGGGAGGCTGACTTGCCTAGCAAACAGCTTGTAAATAACTAAATTCAGATTCAGATCCGGCCTTGACTCCAGTCCTGTGTTCCTTCTGCTGTACAAACAGTTCACCTCCAACCCCATTCCCCCAATTTTACGAATGGGGAAATAGAGACCCAAAGTGGGGGGTATGAATTGTCATGGGTCTCACAAACACAAGGGGCACAACCAGGACTAGACTTGGCAGTGCTTATCAGGCACATTAACCAATGGCCCCTGGAGGTGGGAAGATCAAATACTCACTGAGACAGGAAGCCAGGCGGACACTGTAGCCCCAGTAGAGACCAGCGTGGGTGCGGGGCTCCTGGCTTGATACAACTCGTCCCTTGAGGCTCTTGCTctctggagagaaagaaaggagactgTGGGACCTCTCCCACTGTGAACCATAGGCCCCTTCTATAAGCCCAATCCTAAGAAAGGCATCCAGTCAAAGTCAATTTtttcaataagcatttgctaAATGCTTCCTGTATAGAGAGGACTAATCActgaagaagatagaaaaagataggaaaaaaaggatagaaaaggcATCATTGCACAAAGCAACAATCAATGATTAAATGTCCATCATGAAAGAGGCACCGGCAAATTGAGCTTATAGTCTAACAGGGAGGACCCAGTATGTCTAGTATGTTGGTGAAATATAACAGAAGCAAAGGAAATCCAGACAAATTGCAAGAAACAATTTAAGGAGGAAGGTTCTGCTTTCAGCTGAGAGTCAGCTGCATCCTAAGGAGGCCCCCTCAAGGTCTATGGGTCTGTCTGTCCCTTGAGAAGGGCTGGGGGTCAACCTGGGATCTGCTGCTGGTCCAGCCGCACAGTGACTCTCAGACCAGGTTCCAGATTCTTGTCTATCTGCACCTCCTATAGAAGAAGAGGCTGGGTTTAGTTAGGCCTGAGTAAGCAATCTCCCCCTTTCCCACCCTGAGAGTCTTGCCTACTggagtcaagaaacatttattaaactcctactatgtgcaagacattgtgctaagccaGTGAAAGCCTGGCAGCCCCAGGTACCTTTTTCATGCCACAGTTGACGAAGGAACCCCGTCCAGGCCGGGTAGGCCGATGTAACACAATCCCTTCCCTGTACTCCAAAACTTCCTCCTGCCGCACATGGTGAGGGCTGTCTAGGGGATTCAGCAGTcctgaggaaaggagagaaatgaacTGAAGGTGGCCACAGGCTACCAGGAAAGAACCCAGAGAAATGTGGGATGGAGCAAAGGGCCCTGGCCTGGGAACTGGGAGAACCAGACCTGAGTTCTAGTTCCTGCTTGGTCACTTTTGAGTTATGTGATTGGGGAAAATGCCAGAGACTGCCACAGCTGGAAAAAACTCTGAAGGCCAAGTTGAACATTTTAACCAaggtggaaactgaggttcacattaaaaaaatgaatgaagatggCATTTGCTCCCATGATTTTGATATACCCAAGATCAAACATGTAGAGTGAACACTCCCAATCTTCCTTTAGTAAATCCACCTTATACCTGCCATTTGGATCCTAATAATAATCTCACATTTTATATAAAGcttgaaggtttacaaagcactttactccTAAGCCTGTGAAAATACTTCACTTTACAGTGGAGGAGACTAAGGTTCTAAGAACCTAATTTGGGCAGGATTGGAGTCTTCTCTTAAAAGGGAAGGAACATGACTCCAGGATAAAAGTCCTTTGAAATCCAGGGGCAGGGAGAGATTAAAGAGCAGGAGTGATGACACAGAAGATAAGGGAACACAGATGAGTTCTTACCTGCAAATTGCAGATCCTGGTGTTTGGGGAAGAAGGCTTTTCTCAGATACCTAGAATACAGTTCTCTAATAAATTCCCAGAGGGAGAATTTCCTGTCCAGTCCAATCCTAAGCACCTTCCCTCCTCCTGGGCCTTCTCTCCaatcctcctttcccctttcattGTGAGTTTGGGACCTTTCCTCCATCCAGCAAAAAAGGCAGGATTTGGAGGTAAAGAGAGAGATTTCTGGGGAGAGGCTTTCCACCCTCCACTCctatttcctcctctccctcactCCCAGCACAAATTTCTTCTTACTGTGGGCACTCCAGGTACTGGAGAATTCGAGCAAGCTGTACCGAAGCCTGTCCTTTTTTGCCAATGCCAACAAATTCCCCCTCAACACTCCTGGAAGGGAATAAAGGGTTAGCTGACTCAGATATTCAGTTCCTTCAATGCTTCTGAAGCAGCTGGTTCCATGGGCAGGAGGAAAAGAGTGAAGACCCCTTGCCTTTTCTGCCCAGGACACAGCACTCAATTACCCTTCCATTTTCATGGAACATTCTGGGATTCTAGGACCTGTCCCCCAGCTATATGTGCTGAGCAGGCAAAGCCTCTCTTCCCCCTACCCTTCTCTCAACATTGCCCCCTCCCTCCTGACCCAGATGGCACTTTACTTGACATCTTCACCCTCTTCGTCAAACACCACGATCTCATCCACGCAGAAGATGGCACAGGCCCGGGCGATCTGGCCAGCCAGATAGGTCCGAAGCTCCAGAGATTGCGCGTTGTTGAGAATGGAGCCCGGGAGAGCCACACTCAAGGTGTACGTTCGCCCTGGAGGAGCCAAAGAGGGGACACAGTGAATGTTCCTGAATGGGGCTGAGAACCTAGATTTCCTGAACCATCCCCTCATGAAGGCTCTAGGGCCACACGCACCAAGGCTGCCTTCTTCCCACTCTAGCCCCTTTCTCCAAACCTCTTTTCTGAGGGTCACGTTCAGTTTGCTATGCCACTGGAAAGGTGTTAATCACTGAAAATGCCTCCAAGGACTTTTAGGCAAGGATAATTTCTTAACGTAGTAACCCAAAAACCCAAGTTCTATTCCTGGCTCTActcacttactgtgtgacctcaATGaatcacttttctctctcttggtCTTGGTTTTCTCTAGGGTAAAATGCAGGTACTGGCCTAGATGCTCATGTCCCTTTGCCATTCTGACAGGTAGTCCTTCTATGATTTTCTAATGGTGAAATCTAACCCTGGAGACTACTCAATGTAAGGGCGGGGGAGATGGGGTGCATTCTGTGGGGATGATGCTTAGCTCCTCCCATCACATGTTTGTGATCACTGAACAACCCTGTCCACATCCCCAGAAGATATcacatgctgagtgaaatgaacagaaccaggagatcattatacacttcgacaacgatattgtataaggacatattttgatggaagtggatttctttgacaaagagacctaactgagtttcaattgataaatgatggacagaagcagctacacccaaagaaagaaactgggaaacgaatgtgaactatctgcatttttgtttttcttcccgggttatttttaccttctgaacccaattctccctgtgcaacaagagaactgttcggttctgcacacatatattatatctaggatatctgcaacatatctaacatatataggactgcttgccatctaggggagggggtggagggagggaggggaaaaatcggaacagaaacgagtgcaaggataatgttgtaaaaaaattaccctggcatggattctgtcaatataaagtaattattaaataaaaattaaaaaaaaaaagaagaagatatcACAGGCCACAGGCCTAGCACTGACAACAAAAAGTCGACAGTGCTAAAGACCAGGCCCCTGACTAACTTCCTGGGGCACAACTCCTTCCTGGAGAAAGGTTCTTGGGGGATACCTTTTGCTTGCTGTTGTGTTTCTTCAGCctcctctttctgcttctctgccTCTTCCTGAGCTCGCTGCTTCTCCAACTTCTTTATCATCTTCAgctccctccatttcttcttctcttctttccctgtaAGGAAGATCTTCAAATGGGGGATGGGGATGATCAGATAGGTTTGGAGTGGGGACAGTGTAGCACTGGCCTAAGGGTAGCATTTTTGAAAGCAGGGGACTAAGAGAAAATTCTGAG
Proteins encoded:
- the SPOUT1 gene encoding putative methyltransferase C9orf114 homolog isoform X1, with product MAEFLGKRPRAQGEVRKIEWRKLKKERKEEKKKWRELKMIKKLEKQRAQEEAEKQKEEAEETQQQAKGRTYTLSVALPGSILNNAQSLELRTYLAGQIARACAIFCVDEIVVFDEEGEDVKSVEGEFVGIGKKGQASVQLARILQYLECPQYLRKAFFPKHQDLQFAGLLNPLDSPHHVRQEEVLEYREGIVLHRPTRPGRGSFVNCGMKKEVQIDKNLEPGLRVTVRLDQQQIPESKSLKGRVVSSQEPRTHAGLYWGYSVRLASCLSAVFAEGPFKDGYDLTIGTSERGEDLASGQLPNFNHAIVVFGGLQGLEASVEADPNLEVTDPSVLFDFYLNTCPGQGSRTIRTEEAILISLATLRPPIIAAGAPRPD
- the SPOUT1 gene encoding putative methyltransferase C9orf114 homolog isoform X2, which encodes MIKKLEKQRAQEEAEKQKEEAEETQQQAKGRTYTLSVALPGSILNNAQSLELRTYLAGQIARACAIFCVDEIVVFDEEGEDVKSVEGEFVGIGKKGQASVQLARILQYLECPQYLRKAFFPKHQDLQFAGLLNPLDSPHHVRQEEVLEYREGIVLHRPTRPGRGSFVNCGMKKEVQIDKNLEPGLRVTVRLDQQQIPESKSLKGRVVSSQEPRTHAGLYWGYSVRLASCLSAVFAEGPFKDGYDLTIGTSERGEDLASGQLPNFNHAIVVFGGLQGLEASVEADPNLEVTDPSVLFDFYLNTCPGQGSRTIRTEEAILISLATLRPPIIAAGAPRPD